The Nocardioides conyzicola genome has a segment encoding these proteins:
- a CDS encoding response regulator transcription factor, with the protein MEGVPQPVRRAVVVEDDRDIRELITHALTDLGLEVTAVDTGPGGVAAVRAVNPDLVTLDLGLPGIDGIEVCRQIRETTDAYIIMVTARSDEIDRLLGLETGADDFMAKPFSLRELQARVNAMFRRPRPSVPAEGDVAEVLSYGELRVDVSARRVHREGEELLLTRTEFDLLTELMRSPARVVTREELLKAVWGTPWIGDTHVVEVHVGNLRRKLGGSRYIRTVRGVGYRMEEPVRQP; encoded by the coding sequence ATGGAGGGAGTTCCGCAGCCGGTCCGCCGCGCCGTCGTGGTCGAGGACGACCGCGACATCCGCGAGCTGATCACCCACGCTCTCACCGATCTCGGGCTCGAGGTGACCGCGGTCGACACCGGTCCCGGCGGGGTCGCGGCGGTGCGAGCGGTCAACCCCGACCTGGTCACCCTCGACCTCGGCCTGCCCGGGATCGACGGCATCGAGGTCTGCCGTCAGATCCGCGAGACCACGGACGCCTACATCATCATGGTGACCGCGCGCTCCGACGAGATCGACCGCCTGCTGGGCCTCGAGACCGGCGCCGACGACTTCATGGCGAAGCCGTTCAGCCTCCGCGAGCTCCAGGCCCGCGTCAACGCGATGTTCCGTCGCCCGCGACCGAGCGTCCCGGCGGAGGGCGACGTCGCCGAGGTGCTGTCGTACGGCGAGCTCCGCGTCGACGTCTCCGCCCGCCGGGTCCACCGCGAGGGCGAGGAGCTGCTCCTCACCCGCACCGAGTTCGACCTGCTCACCGAGCTGATGCGGTCCCCCGCCAGGGTCGTCACCCGCGAGGAGCTGCTCAAGGCCGTGTGGGGCACGCCGTGGATCGGAGACACCCACGTCGTCGAGGTCCACGTCGGCAACCTGCGCCGCAAGCTCGGCGGCTCCCGCTACATCCGCACCGTGCGCGGCGTCGGCTACCGGATGGAAGAGCCCGTCCGCCAGCCGTAG
- a CDS encoding M15 family metallopeptidase, with translation MIHHRTLGTLAATLLVVAVAALACGTSEPSARDHVGVPRLRAATDQGPGGGPFDTSRPTIGNLDPDLLAALQAAAKDASDDGVGLLVTSGWRSKAHQRRLFTEAVSKYGSEEEARRYVSTPDTSAHVTGDAVDIGPTDADDWLIQHGDRYGLCQVFANEIWHFELATTPGGECPQMYADSSERG, from the coding sequence GTGATCCACCATCGAACCCTCGGGACCCTCGCCGCCACCCTGCTCGTCGTCGCCGTCGCGGCTCTCGCGTGCGGCACCTCGGAGCCGTCCGCTCGCGACCACGTCGGCGTGCCCCGGCTCCGGGCGGCTACCGACCAGGGCCCCGGCGGCGGCCCCTTCGACACCAGCCGACCGACGATCGGCAACCTCGACCCCGACCTCCTCGCCGCCCTGCAGGCCGCGGCGAAGGACGCGAGCGACGACGGGGTGGGCCTGCTCGTGACCAGCGGCTGGCGCAGCAAGGCCCACCAGCGGCGCCTCTTCACGGAGGCGGTGAGCAAGTACGGGAGCGAGGAGGAGGCGCGCCGCTACGTGTCCACTCCCGACACGTCCGCCCATGTCACCGGGGACGCCGTCGACATCGGCCCGACCGACGCCGACGACTGGCTGATCCAGCACGGGGACCGCTACGGGCTCTGCCAGGTCTTCGCCAACGAGATCTGGCACTTCGAGCTGGCCACCACGCCCGGTGGCGAGTGCCCCCAGATGTACGCCGACAGCAGCGAGCGCGGCTGA
- a CDS encoding bifunctional [glutamine synthetase] adenylyltransferase/[glutamine synthetase]-adenylyl-L-tyrosine phosphorylase, whose protein sequence is MTRAATSKGNLLRLGFQDAEAAAASLGRLGDAADPLLALLGRTADPDAALDGLLRLRDRVDDPDVLVRALVDDEGTAMRVLCVLGASEALADHLVRHPEHWRELTEPVLGSTRPAAWAMRESLLAAVTGKPDAEAVDALRVEYRRLLLRLAARDLTHDLGVDDAAAELADLAAGTLEAAMAIARQRVGPDADLARLAVIAMGKCGGHELNYVSDVDVIYAYAPVDGADENAAMRAATQLASNLMRICSDHTGEGTIWPVDANLRPEGKAGPLVRTIASHRGYYERWASTWEFQALLKARPVAGDLALGREFVEMVAPMVWSAAERDGFVQDTQAMRRRVVEHIPAREAQRQLKLGAGGLRDVEFAVQLLQLVHGRADPAIRSSTTLSALAALAEGGYVGREDGEALHDAYAFLRTLEHRIQLHGLRRTHVVPDDEASLRRLGRSMNFLKDPVGILDKTWQHHRREVRRLHEKLFYRPLLAAVARIPGDEARLSPEAAELRLHALGFADSRSALRHLEALTSGLSRTAQIQRTLMPAMLSWFADAPDPDAGLFGFRRISESLGATPWYLSTLRDEGQVAERLARILATSRYATDLLEREPQGVRMLAGDLHPLGAEALTEEMLSLAGRHEDEPEVAAKAIRGIRRRELLRIAAGDLLGQTDVADVGAGLSRLTDATLEATLAVAGRVARTQRGLDEAPTRMAVVAMGRYGGFELSYGSDADVMFVHDPLPGADPQVASSYAQAVANELRRLLALPGPDPALEIDADLRPEGKQGALVRSLDSYAAYYAKWSKVWEAQALLRADAVVGDLDLRVRFEELIAPLRYPPEGISRDDVMEVRRIKARVDSERLPRGADPHTHLKLGRGGLADIEWTIQLLQMRFAGTVEGLRTSRTLEALAAARDADLIGEDDAAVLQQSWRRVSRVRNAVTLVRGKPGDELPHDFRERAAVAAILGYPPGSSDAMVNDQLRFTRLARAVVDRIFWE, encoded by the coding sequence ATGACGCGGGCGGCGACCAGCAAGGGCAACCTGCTGCGCCTGGGCTTCCAGGACGCGGAGGCAGCTGCCGCGTCGCTCGGCCGTCTCGGCGACGCCGCGGATCCGTTGCTGGCGCTGCTGGGCCGCACCGCCGACCCGGACGCGGCGCTCGACGGGCTGCTGCGGCTGCGCGACCGGGTCGACGACCCCGACGTGCTCGTCCGGGCCCTCGTCGACGACGAGGGCACCGCGATGCGGGTGCTGTGCGTGCTCGGGGCGAGCGAGGCGCTCGCCGACCACCTGGTCCGGCATCCCGAGCACTGGCGCGAGCTCACCGAGCCCGTCCTCGGCTCGACCCGGCCCGCCGCCTGGGCGATGCGGGAGTCGCTGCTGGCGGCGGTGACCGGCAAGCCCGACGCGGAGGCGGTCGACGCGCTCCGGGTCGAGTACCGCCGGCTGCTGCTCCGCCTCGCTGCCCGTGACCTGACCCACGACCTCGGCGTCGACGACGCCGCCGCCGAGCTCGCGGACCTCGCCGCCGGCACGCTCGAGGCGGCGATGGCGATCGCCCGCCAGCGGGTGGGTCCCGACGCCGACCTGGCCCGGCTCGCCGTGATCGCGATGGGCAAGTGCGGCGGCCACGAGCTCAACTACGTCTCCGACGTCGACGTCATCTACGCCTACGCCCCGGTCGACGGCGCCGACGAGAACGCCGCGATGCGCGCCGCCACCCAGCTGGCCAGCAACCTGATGCGGATCTGCTCCGACCACACCGGCGAGGGCACGATCTGGCCGGTCGACGCCAACCTGCGCCCCGAGGGCAAGGCTGGGCCGCTGGTGCGCACGATCGCCAGCCACCGCGGCTACTACGAGCGCTGGGCGAGCACCTGGGAGTTCCAGGCCCTGCTCAAGGCCCGGCCGGTGGCGGGCGACCTCGCCCTGGGACGCGAGTTCGTCGAGATGGTCGCGCCGATGGTGTGGTCGGCGGCCGAGCGGGACGGCTTCGTGCAGGACACCCAGGCGATGCGCCGCCGGGTGGTCGAGCACATCCCCGCGCGCGAGGCGCAGCGCCAGCTCAAGCTCGGCGCCGGTGGGCTGCGTGACGTCGAGTTCGCCGTCCAGCTCCTGCAGCTCGTGCACGGCCGTGCCGACCCGGCGATCCGGTCGTCCACCACGCTGAGCGCGCTGGCCGCGCTCGCCGAGGGCGGGTACGTCGGTCGCGAGGACGGCGAGGCCCTGCACGACGCCTACGCCTTCCTGCGCACGCTGGAGCACCGCATCCAGCTGCACGGCCTGCGGCGTACCCACGTCGTGCCCGACGACGAGGCCTCCCTGCGCCGGCTCGGCCGCAGCATGAACTTCCTCAAGGACCCGGTCGGCATCCTCGACAAGACCTGGCAGCACCACCGGCGAGAGGTACGCCGGCTGCACGAGAAGCTCTTCTACCGCCCCCTGCTCGCGGCGGTGGCGCGGATCCCGGGCGACGAGGCGCGGCTGTCGCCGGAGGCAGCGGAGCTGCGGCTGCACGCGCTGGGGTTCGCCGACTCGCGCTCGGCGCTGCGCCACCTCGAGGCGCTCACGTCCGGGTTGAGCCGGACCGCGCAGATCCAGCGCACCCTGATGCCGGCGATGCTGTCGTGGTTCGCCGACGCTCCCGACCCGGACGCCGGCCTCTTCGGCTTCCGGCGGATCAGCGAGTCGCTCGGCGCGACGCCGTGGTACCTCTCCACCCTGCGCGACGAGGGGCAGGTCGCCGAGCGGCTGGCCCGGATCCTGGCCACCTCGCGCTACGCCACGGACCTGCTGGAGCGCGAGCCGCAGGGGGTCCGGATGCTCGCCGGCGACCTGCACCCGCTGGGGGCCGAGGCGCTGACCGAGGAGATGCTGTCGCTGGCCGGCCGCCACGAGGACGAGCCCGAGGTCGCCGCCAAGGCGATCCGGGGCATCCGGCGCCGGGAGCTGCTGCGGATCGCCGCTGGCGACCTGCTCGGCCAGACCGACGTCGCCGACGTCGGCGCCGGGCTGTCCCGTCTCACCGACGCGACGCTCGAGGCCACGCTCGCGGTCGCCGGGCGGGTCGCGCGCACGCAGCGCGGCCTGGACGAGGCACCCACCCGGATGGCGGTCGTGGCGATGGGTCGGTACGGCGGGTTCGAGCTGTCCTACGGCAGCGACGCCGACGTGATGTTCGTGCACGACCCGCTCCCGGGCGCCGACCCGCAGGTCGCGTCGTCGTACGCCCAGGCCGTCGCCAACGAGCTGCGCCGCCTGCTGGCCCTCCCCGGACCCGACCCGGCGCTCGAGATCGACGCCGACCTGCGCCCCGAGGGCAAGCAGGGCGCGCTCGTGCGGTCCCTGGACTCCTATGCCGCCTACTACGCGAAGTGGTCGAAGGTGTGGGAGGCGCAGGCGCTGCTCCGCGCCGACGCGGTGGTCGGCGACCTCGACCTGAGGGTGCGGTTCGAGGAGCTGATCGCGCCGCTGCGCTACCCGCCGGAGGGCATCTCGCGCGACGACGTGATGGAGGTACGCCGGATCAAGGCCCGCGTCGACTCCGAGCGGCTGCCGCGCGGGGCCGACCCGCACACCCACCTCAAGCTCGGCCGCGGTGGCCTCGCCGACATCGAGTGGACCATCCAGCTCCTCCAGATGCGCTTCGCCGGCACGGTCGAGGGGCTGCGGACCTCGCGCACCCTCGAGGCCCTCGCCGCGGCCCGCGACGCCGACCTGATCGGCGAGGACGACGCCGCGGTCCTGCAGCAGAGCTGGCGCCGGGTCAGCCGGGTCCGCAACGCGGTCACGCTGGTGCGCGGCAAGCCCGGTGACGAGCTGCCGCACGACTTCCGCGAGCGGGCGGCGGTGGCCGCGATCCTCGGTTACCCGCCGGGGTCGTCCGACGCGATGGTCAACGACCAGCTGCGCTTCACCCGGCTCGCCCGGGCCGTGGTCGACCGGATCTTCTGGGAGTAG
- a CDS encoding response regulator transcription factor codes for MRILVAEDDVRLADLLEQSLTEAGWDVEVVHDGTAAYGRALPDGLPYDVLLLDWMLPGTDGVTVCRRLRSLGVTTPVLMLTARGDVRDRIDGLDAGADDYLAKPFDLDELLARLRALRRRSAYGEDAVVEVDDLVVDPMSRRVSRAGTPIELSAREFDVLHLLVARAGQVVSRYTILDEVWDGETDLRSNVIDVHLASIRSKIDRPFGTSTITTVRGAGYRVDPA; via the coding sequence GTGCGGATCCTGGTGGCGGAGGACGATGTCCGGCTCGCCGACCTCCTCGAGCAGTCGCTGACCGAGGCCGGGTGGGACGTCGAGGTCGTCCACGACGGGACCGCCGCCTACGGCCGGGCGCTGCCCGACGGCCTCCCGTACGACGTCCTGCTCCTCGACTGGATGCTGCCCGGGACCGACGGGGTCACCGTCTGCCGGCGGCTGCGCAGCCTCGGCGTCACGACTCCCGTCCTGATGCTGACGGCCCGCGGGGACGTGCGCGACCGGATCGACGGGCTCGACGCCGGCGCCGACGACTACCTCGCCAAGCCGTTCGACCTCGACGAGCTGCTGGCCCGCCTGCGGGCGCTGCGCCGGCGCTCGGCGTACGGCGAGGACGCGGTCGTCGAGGTCGACGACCTGGTGGTCGACCCGATGTCCCGACGGGTCTCGCGCGCGGGCACCCCGATCGAGCTGTCCGCCCGGGAGTTCGACGTCCTGCACCTGCTGGTCGCCCGGGCCGGGCAGGTCGTGTCCCGCTACACGATCCTCGACGAGGTCTGGGACGGCGAGACCGACCTGCGCAGCAACGTGATCGACGTGCACCTGGCCTCGATCCGGTCCAAGATCGACCGCCCCTTCGGGACCAGCACCATCACGACGGTCCGTGGCGCCGGCTACCGGGTCGATCCCGCGTGA
- the glnA gene encoding type I glutamate--ammonia ligase gives MGKQEDFVLRALEERDVRFVRLWFTDVLGFLKSVAVAPAELEQAFAEGIGFDGSSIEGFARVYESDMLAKPDPSTFQILPWRSGEGPSTARMFCDIVMPDGSPSYADPRFVLKRTLSKAAEKGFTFYTHPEIEFYLFKDVPEDGSAPVPADRSGFFDHTAQSMGADFRREAIGMLEQMGISVEFSHHEGGPGQQEIDLRYADALSTADNIMTFRTVIREVALSQGLWASFMPKPYTEHPGSGMHTHVSLFEGDNNAFFEAGAEYQLSKTGRQFIAGILKHANEISVVTNQWVNSYKRMLWGAEAPSYICWGHNNRSAMIRVPMYKPLKGQSTRVELRSLDAACNPYLAYAVVLAAGMKGIEEGYELPREAEDDVWSLSERERRSLGIEPLPRSLYDAINIAESSELLADTLGEQVFDFFLRNKRAEWDDYRGQVSPFERERMLPVI, from the coding sequence ATGGGCAAGCAGGAAGACTTCGTACTGAGGGCACTCGAAGAGCGTGACGTCCGGTTCGTCCGGCTCTGGTTCACCGACGTGCTCGGCTTCCTGAAGTCGGTCGCGGTGGCTCCGGCCGAGCTGGAGCAGGCGTTCGCGGAGGGCATCGGCTTCGACGGCTCGTCGATCGAGGGCTTCGCCCGCGTCTACGAGTCCGACATGCTCGCCAAGCCGGACCCGTCGACCTTCCAGATCCTGCCGTGGCGCAGCGGCGAGGGCCCGTCGACCGCCCGGATGTTCTGCGACATCGTGATGCCCGACGGCTCCCCGTCGTACGCCGACCCGCGCTTCGTCCTCAAGCGCACGCTGAGCAAGGCGGCCGAGAAGGGGTTCACGTTCTACACGCACCCCGAGATCGAGTTCTACCTGTTCAAGGACGTCCCCGAGGACGGGTCCGCGCCGGTCCCGGCCGACCGCAGCGGCTTCTTCGACCACACGGCACAGTCGATGGGCGCCGACTTCCGGCGCGAGGCGATCGGGATGCTCGAGCAGATGGGCATCTCCGTGGAGTTCAGCCACCACGAGGGCGGCCCGGGCCAGCAGGAGATCGACCTGCGCTACGCCGACGCGCTGTCCACGGCCGACAACATCATGACCTTCCGCACGGTGATCCGGGAGGTGGCGCTGAGCCAGGGCTTGTGGGCGTCCTTCATGCCCAAGCCCTACACCGAGCACCCGGGCTCCGGCATGCACACCCACGTCTCGCTCTTCGAGGGCGACAACAACGCGTTCTTCGAGGCCGGCGCCGAGTACCAGCTCTCCAAGACCGGCCGCCAGTTCATCGCCGGCATCCTCAAGCACGCCAACGAGATCAGCGTCGTCACCAACCAGTGGGTCAACAGCTACAAGCGGATGCTCTGGGGAGCCGAGGCGCCGTCGTACATCTGCTGGGGCCACAACAACCGATCGGCGATGATCCGGGTGCCGATGTACAAGCCGCTCAAGGGCCAGTCGACCCGCGTCGAGCTGCGCTCGCTCGACGCCGCCTGCAACCCCTACCTGGCGTACGCCGTCGTGCTGGCCGCCGGCATGAAGGGCATCGAGGAGGGCTACGAGCTGCCGCGCGAGGCCGAGGACGACGTGTGGTCGCTCTCCGAGCGCGAGCGCCGCAGCCTGGGCATCGAGCCGCTCCCGCGCAGCCTCTACGACGCGATCAACATCGCCGAGAGCTCCGAGCTCCTCGCCGACACCCTCGGTGAGCAGGTCTTCGACTTCTTCCTGCGCAACAAGCGGGCCGAGTGGGACGACTACCGCGGCCAGGTCTCGCCCTTCGAGCGGGAGCGCATGCTCCCGGTGATCTGA
- a CDS encoding glutamine synthetase III, which translates to MSGNKVRLQAIADVEAYVAPAISFDPGEEPGEIFGSNVFSVSVMQKRLPKSVYKSVLATIEKSAPLDPLVADAVASAMKDWALEKGATHYAHVFYPLTGLTAEKHDSFLDPVGDGTAFASFSGKTLIQGEPDASSFPNGGLRNTFEARGYTGWDVMSPAYVLENPNGNTLCIPTVFISMTGEALDHKTPILRSQQAMAVHAERVLKLFGYDNSEHVVSYLGPEQEYFLIDRHFFLSRPDLINAGRTLFGAKPPKGQEFDDHYFGAIPERVLAFMMDTERELFKLGIPAKTRHNEVAPGQFEVAPMFERANQGSDHQQLLMTTFKSVAKKHGMECLFHEKPFAGVNGSGKHVNFSLGNSELGSLFVPGDSPHDNAQFLVFCGAIIRGVDLYSGLLRASVASASNDHRLGANEAPPAIISIFLGDQLADVFDQIAKGGATHSKERGTLAIGVDTLPDLTKDPGDRNRTSPFAFTGNRFEFRAPGSLQTVAGPMVMLNTIMAEALDYCATELETAVAEGTDFNDAVQALLATIIADHGKVIFNGNGYSDEWPIEAEQRGLKNLRTTIDALPELITPEAIELFSKYNVFNEREMHSRYEVGIEQYVLTVSVEANLTLEMGQTTILPAAVRYQTELAQNVAALKAAGVEADLSLLDEVSGPIADLRAALVTLASAIAHEHDSDGIVAATYLRDTVLPAMAAVRTAADTLEGLVADDLWALPTYQEMLYIL; encoded by the coding sequence ATGAGTGGGAACAAGGTACGTCTGCAGGCCATCGCGGACGTCGAGGCGTACGTCGCCCCGGCGATCAGCTTCGACCCCGGCGAGGAGCCGGGCGAGATCTTCGGCTCGAACGTCTTCAGCGTGAGCGTCATGCAGAAGCGCCTGCCGAAGTCGGTGTACAAGTCGGTGCTCGCGACCATCGAGAAGTCCGCTCCGCTGGACCCGTTGGTCGCCGACGCCGTCGCCTCGGCGATGAAGGACTGGGCGCTCGAGAAGGGCGCGACCCACTACGCGCACGTCTTCTACCCGCTGACCGGGCTGACCGCCGAGAAGCACGACAGCTTCCTCGACCCGGTCGGCGACGGCACGGCGTTCGCGTCGTTCTCGGGCAAGACCCTGATCCAGGGCGAGCCGGACGCGTCCAGCTTCCCGAACGGCGGCCTGCGCAACACGTTCGAGGCCCGTGGCTACACCGGCTGGGACGTGATGAGCCCGGCGTACGTCCTGGAGAACCCGAACGGCAACACGCTGTGCATCCCGACGGTCTTCATCTCGATGACCGGCGAGGCGCTCGACCACAAGACGCCGATCCTGCGCTCGCAGCAGGCGATGGCGGTGCACGCCGAGCGCGTGCTCAAGCTCTTCGGCTACGACAACTCCGAGCACGTCGTGTCGTACCTCGGTCCCGAGCAGGAGTACTTCCTGATCGACCGCCACTTCTTCCTGTCGCGCCCCGACCTGATCAACGCGGGCCGCACCCTCTTCGGCGCCAAGCCGCCGAAGGGCCAGGAGTTCGACGACCACTACTTCGGCGCCATCCCGGAGCGCGTGCTGGCGTTCATGATGGACACCGAGCGGGAGCTCTTCAAGCTCGGCATCCCGGCCAAGACCCGTCACAACGAGGTCGCGCCCGGCCAGTTCGAGGTCGCGCCGATGTTCGAGCGGGCCAACCAGGGCTCCGACCACCAGCAGCTGCTGATGACGACCTTCAAGTCCGTCGCCAAGAAGCACGGCATGGAGTGCCTCTTCCACGAGAAGCCGTTCGCCGGCGTCAACGGCTCGGGCAAGCACGTGAACTTCTCGCTGGGCAACAGCGAGCTCGGCAGCCTCTTCGTGCCGGGGGACAGCCCGCACGACAACGCGCAGTTCCTCGTCTTCTGCGGCGCCATCATCCGCGGCGTCGACCTCTACAGCGGCCTGCTGCGCGCGTCGGTGGCCTCGGCCAGCAACGACCACCGCCTCGGCGCCAACGAGGCCCCGCCGGCGATCATCTCGATCTTCCTCGGCGACCAGCTGGCCGACGTGTTCGACCAGATCGCCAAGGGCGGCGCGACCCACTCCAAGGAGCGCGGCACCCTCGCCATCGGCGTCGACACCCTGCCCGACCTGACCAAGGACCCGGGCGACCGCAACCGCACCTCGCCGTTCGCGTTCACCGGCAACCGGTTCGAGTTCCGCGCGCCGGGCTCCCTCCAGACCGTCGCCGGGCCGATGGTCATGCTCAACACGATCATGGCGGAGGCGCTCGACTACTGCGCGACCGAGCTCGAGACGGCGGTCGCCGAGGGCACCGACTTCAACGACGCGGTGCAGGCGCTGCTGGCGACGATCATCGCCGACCACGGCAAGGTGATCTTCAACGGCAACGGCTACTCCGACGAGTGGCCGATCGAGGCCGAGCAGCGCGGGCTCAAGAACCTGCGCACGACGATCGACGCGCTGCCCGAGCTGATCACGCCCGAGGCGATCGAGCTGTTCTCGAAGTACAACGTCTTCAACGAGCGCGAGATGCACAGCCGCTACGAGGTCGGCATCGAGCAGTACGTCCTGACCGTCTCGGTCGAGGCCAACCTGACCCTCGAGATGGGACAGACGACGATCCTGCCGGCAGCGGTCCGCTACCAGACCGAGCTCGCGCAGAACGTGGCGGCGCTCAAGGCGGCCGGTGTCGAGGCGGACCTGTCCCTCCTCGACGAGGTCTCCGGCCCGATCGCCGACCTCCGGGCCGCGCTCGTCACGCTCGCCTCCGCGATCGCGCACGAGCACGACAGCGACGGGATCGTCGCGGCGACGTACCTCCGCGACACGGTGCTCCCGGCGATGGCGGCGGTGCGCACCGCCGCCGACACCCTCGAGGGCCTGGTGGCCGACGACCTGTGGGCGCTACCCACCTACCAGGAGATGCTCTACATCCTCTGA
- a CDS encoding HAMP domain-containing sensor histidine kinase — translation MSRLPLRVRLVAGFVLAMLVLLIAAGAFVYWRVEYALDRGLDTELDQAAATIAPLVGASGRVGSPEAAAATGAGWQVLDRTGRVVDSGGPAPAGPLVDPGDLARVGSGTLTEDIGTLLPVTPDPYRVQVTAVEPGSAYLVVAVRRGHRDEALRELLLQLTLAGLGALAIAAVVGDVLARAALRPVERYRRRAADIAGGAAGLRLDVPPGRDDEITRLGHTLNDMLAALERSLEHERRFVDDASHELRTPLTLLKSRIQLARRRTRTIDEHERTLDELAVDVSRLADLAEQLLELGSVTSTTGTTTDVNVVVGAVVERRRLALPERADDIEVTLAPARVSAALDPIAVERVVDNLVQNALLHGRAPVRVTVAVVDDWVRLTVRDDGEGMTPDLLETATARFTRSPGARSRPGAGLGLSLVDQVVTEAGGELRLCFAGTHASHGTTAPVPCEHGDGMTVSVLLPTSHR, via the coding sequence GTGAGCCGCCTGCCGCTGCGGGTCCGGCTGGTGGCCGGGTTCGTCCTCGCCATGCTCGTGCTGCTGATCGCGGCCGGCGCGTTCGTCTACTGGCGGGTCGAGTACGCCCTGGACCGCGGGCTCGACACCGAGCTCGACCAGGCGGCCGCGACCATCGCACCCCTGGTCGGTGCGTCCGGCCGGGTCGGCTCCCCCGAGGCAGCGGCCGCCACCGGGGCGGGGTGGCAGGTGCTGGACCGGACCGGGCGCGTCGTGGACTCCGGAGGCCCCGCGCCCGCCGGCCCGCTCGTCGACCCCGGCGACCTGGCCCGGGTGGGGTCCGGCACGCTGACCGAGGACATCGGCACGCTCCTGCCGGTCACCCCCGACCCCTACCGGGTGCAGGTGACGGCGGTCGAGCCGGGCTCGGCCTACCTGGTGGTGGCCGTGCGCCGCGGCCACCGGGACGAGGCGCTGCGCGAGCTGCTGCTGCAGCTGACGCTCGCCGGCCTCGGTGCGCTCGCGATCGCCGCCGTCGTCGGCGACGTGCTGGCCCGGGCGGCTCTCCGACCGGTCGAGCGCTACCGCCGCCGTGCGGCCGACATCGCCGGCGGCGCGGCCGGGCTGCGTCTCGACGTACCTCCGGGACGCGACGACGAGATCACCCGCCTCGGCCACACGCTCAACGACATGCTCGCCGCCCTCGAGCGGTCGCTCGAGCACGAGCGACGCTTCGTCGACGACGCCAGCCACGAGCTGCGGACACCGCTGACGCTGCTCAAGAGCAGGATCCAGCTCGCCCGTCGCCGTACCCGCACGATCGACGAGCACGAGCGCACGCTGGACGAGCTGGCCGTCGACGTGTCCCGGCTGGCCGACCTCGCCGAGCAGCTGCTGGAGCTCGGGTCGGTCACGTCGACGACGGGCACGACGACCGACGTCAACGTGGTGGTCGGCGCCGTCGTCGAGCGCCGCCGCCTGGCGCTCCCCGAGCGGGCCGACGACATCGAGGTGACGCTGGCGCCCGCCCGCGTCTCCGCCGCGCTCGACCCGATTGCCGTCGAGCGGGTCGTCGACAACCTCGTGCAGAACGCCCTTCTCCACGGTCGAGCGCCGGTCCGCGTCACCGTCGCCGTGGTCGACGACTGGGTCCGCCTCACCGTGCGCGACGACGGCGAGGGCATGACCCCGGACCTGCTCGAGACGGCGACCGCGCGGTTCACCCGCTCCCCGGGCGCGCGGTCGCGGCCCGGTGCCGGCCTGGGCCTGTCCCTGGTCGACCAGGTGGTCACCGAGGCCGGTGGCGAGCTGCGCCTGTGCTTCGCCGGCACCCACGCCAGCCACGGCACCACGGCACCGGTCCCGTGCGAGCACGGCGACGGCATGACCGTCAGCGTCCTCCTCCCGACGTCGCATCGCTGA
- a CDS encoding type 1 glutamine amidotransferase: MTTPVVLVVEHDAECPPAPFGDWLAEAGCALDVRRPYRGPDLPPLTSYAGLLVLGGPMGADDDATHAWLGPVKELVREARGSGLPTLGICLGHQLIASALGGRVERNPRGQQVGLLDLGWTAAAPADALMGPLATPRRGVQWNDDVVTALPDGATLLAETAYGEVQAVRYAPAMWGVQLHPEVDAEVLRPWAEEDRGSHETRGIDTDALLREIDAARAELDEAWRPLAHGFAALVR, from the coding sequence GTGACCACGCCGGTGGTGCTCGTCGTCGAGCACGACGCCGAGTGTCCGCCGGCGCCCTTCGGCGACTGGCTGGCGGAGGCCGGCTGCGCGCTCGACGTACGACGTCCCTACAGAGGTCCCGACCTGCCGCCGCTCACGTCGTACGCCGGGCTGCTGGTCCTCGGCGGTCCGATGGGCGCCGACGACGACGCCACGCACGCGTGGCTCGGCCCGGTCAAGGAGCTGGTCCGGGAGGCGCGGGGGAGCGGCCTGCCGACGCTCGGCATCTGCCTGGGCCACCAGCTGATCGCGTCGGCCCTCGGCGGCCGGGTCGAGCGCAACCCGCGCGGCCAGCAGGTCGGACTGCTCGACCTGGGCTGGACCGCGGCGGCGCCGGCCGACGCCCTGATGGGGCCGCTCGCGACACCCCGGCGCGGAGTGCAGTGGAACGACGACGTCGTCACCGCCCTGCCGGACGGCGCCACGCTGCTCGCGGAGACGGCGTACGGCGAGGTGCAGGCGGTGCGCTACGCCCCGGCGATGTGGGGCGTGCAGCTGCACCCCGAGGTCGACGCCGAGGTGCTGCGGCCCTGGGCCGAGGAGGACCGCGGCAGCCACGAGACCCGCGGCATCGACACCGACGCGCTGCTGCGGGAGATCGACGCCGCCCGGGCCGAGCTGGACGAGGCCTGGCGGCCGCTGGCCCACGGGTTCGCGGCGCTGGTGCGATGA